The following proteins come from a genomic window of Palaemon carinicauda isolate YSFRI2023 chromosome 12, ASM3689809v2, whole genome shotgun sequence:
- the LOC137651018 gene encoding uncharacterized protein codes for MEKLKKTRTTYRGWVTRASKALSDLLESCTTTISQFEYTIKEYDQRRAKLDEVQEAIEIDVAEEELEQLLYEAHEFRTISVQPRTQADDQIRKLAAAACPGSKAGSISGQSSSRESDITNVKLPKLELPKFSGEVTQWQSFWDQYNSHIDATDLPVISKLTYLLSLLEGDARNVVKGLAHTSANYPVACKLLKECYYKPERIIFAHVPALLNGEVNIIVSGPKGVAQLWKLRDDILIHIRSLEALGITGKQCEVFLTPIILSRFPSELRLEWARDGDGHESDLDWVLTFLDKEFLN; via the coding sequence ATGGAGAAGTTAAAGAAGACAAGGACGACATATCGAGGGTGGGTGACAAGAGCTTCCAAGGCGCTGAGTGACCTTCTGGAGTCTTGCACCACAACTATTAGTCAATTTGAGTATACCATCAAGGAATACGACCAGAGACGAGCTAAGTTGGATGAAGTCCAAGAAGCAATAGAAATTGATGTAGCTGAAGAAGAACTAGAACAACTTTTGTATGAAGCTCATGAGTTTAGAACAATAAGTGTGCAGCCTAGGACACAAGCTGATGACCAGATAAGGAAGTTAGCAGCAGCAGCGTGTCCTGGTTCTAAAGCTGGCAGTATAAGTGGACAGTCTTCATCTCGAGAGTCTGATATCACTAATGTCAAGTTACCCAAGCTGGAGCTACCGAAGTTTAGTGGTGAAGTGACCCAATGGCAGTCCTTCTGGGATCAATATAATTCCCACATCGATGCAACAGACCTTCCAGTGATCAGTAAGTTGACTTATTTGCTGTCTTTGCTGGAGGGAGATGCCAGGAATGTAGTGAAGGGACTAGCTCATACCAGTGCTAATTACCCGGTTGCCTGCAAACTACTGAAGGAATGCTACTACAAGCCAGAAAGGATTATTTTTGCTCATGTCCCGGCATTGTTAAATGGTGAGGTCAACATTATTGTCAGCGGACCCAAGGGTGTGGCACAGCTTTGGAAATTACGAGATGACATTCTAATACACATCCGCAGTTTAGAGGCGCTAGGCATCACAGGAAAACAATGTGAAGTGTTTCTTACACCTATCATCCTCTCTCGTTTCCCAAGTGAACTGCGGCTAGAGTGGGCCAGGGATGGTGATGGACATGAGAGTGATTTAGATTGGGTACTGACATTTTTAGACAAGGAATTTTTAAATTAG